One window of Chamaesiphon minutus PCC 6605 genomic DNA carries:
- a CDS encoding chloride channel protein codes for MTVIPPSSVPPMAPLLSRLTIKLNRLDRSPGLVVMLLSVLIGGTAGLGVVLFHYLIDSFDSSSHALVVDNLKGLLHIQGNWLFALVPILGGIIVGIMRWYWQDFGPNMNSMIAATQEGRQVKPWRGLVKMVAASVSLGTGASLGPEGPSVEIGANMGMFLGQMLHASQERQRLLLGAGAAAGIAAGFNAPIAGVFFALELVLGTTFATSAVSVVVLAAVVASLVAQIGLGARPAFALPVYEVKSLFELPLYLLLGGLASLVAFSYTQTVDFAREAFQGNVSSLSWLGKIPRCLTPVIGGAVVGIVAIKFPQVTGIGYETIEAMLQDVEFSMVLLVSILVIKMLMTAVSLGSGLVGGLFAPSMFLGATLGAIYGKSLVLLFPSLAGLIAAPPAYAMVGMAAVLASSARAPLTSILLMFELTRDYRIVLPVMACVGLSIWAIERMNPKSKMPDKLDKLALSVQPDRDLDILQNLHVRDAMDTHYLRLSARLDILAAGLKLTQNNCHSALVVDDRDELLGIITLHDLSRAISQAEAASQSSRLAIDNVGSICTKHLLFADIDEPITTAIDRMNARGLHQLPVTDRTHPDTIVGILQQERIALACSVAATRQALSKYQLLLPKVAATVEQAV; via the coding sequence ATGACCGTAATTCCGCCATCTTCAGTGCCCCCCATGGCACCCTTACTCTCGCGCCTGACCATCAAACTCAATCGTCTCGATCGCTCTCCCGGTCTAGTAGTAATGCTTCTATCCGTCCTCATTGGCGGCACAGCAGGATTGGGGGTAGTTTTATTTCATTACCTGATCGACTCATTCGATAGTTCTTCTCACGCACTGGTTGTCGATAATCTCAAAGGATTACTCCACATTCAGGGAAATTGGCTATTTGCCTTGGTACCGATCCTGGGCGGTATTATAGTGGGGATCATGCGGTGGTATTGGCAAGATTTTGGCCCCAACATGAACTCCATGATTGCAGCGACCCAAGAAGGTCGCCAAGTGAAGCCATGGCGGGGATTGGTGAAGATGGTGGCGGCTTCGGTCTCATTGGGAACCGGAGCTTCCTTGGGACCAGAGGGGCCGAGCGTCGAAATCGGCGCAAATATGGGGATGTTTTTGGGTCAGATGCTACATGCTTCGCAAGAGCGGCAGCGGTTACTGCTAGGTGCGGGGGCAGCAGCGGGAATTGCAGCCGGATTTAATGCCCCGATCGCGGGAGTGTTTTTTGCGCTGGAACTTGTGCTGGGCACCACGTTTGCAACTTCAGCCGTGAGTGTAGTCGTATTAGCGGCGGTAGTTGCGTCCCTTGTCGCGCAGATCGGCTTGGGTGCTCGACCTGCATTTGCGTTACCAGTATATGAGGTCAAAAGTTTATTCGAGCTACCGCTCTACCTCTTATTGGGTGGATTAGCGAGTCTGGTGGCTTTTTCCTATACTCAAACTGTCGATTTTGCTAGAGAAGCTTTTCAGGGGAATGTTAGTTCTTTGTCCTGGTTGGGTAAAATTCCCCGCTGTTTGACGCCCGTAATTGGTGGTGCGGTCGTTGGAATTGTGGCTATAAAATTCCCACAAGTTACTGGAATTGGCTACGAAACAATCGAAGCGATGTTGCAGGACGTGGAATTTTCAATGGTCTTGCTCGTTTCGATTTTGGTAATCAAAATGTTGATGACTGCGGTTAGTTTGGGTAGTGGTTTAGTAGGGGGATTATTTGCGCCCTCGATGTTTTTGGGAGCAACTTTGGGAGCAATTTATGGCAAATCTTTAGTATTACTGTTTCCGAGTTTGGCGGGACTGATTGCAGCTCCACCAGCTTATGCCATGGTGGGCATGGCTGCCGTACTTGCTAGTAGTGCGAGAGCACCTTTGACGTCGATTTTGTTGATGTTCGAGCTGACTCGCGACTACAGAATTGTCCTGCCTGTAATGGCTTGCGTGGGTCTGAGTATTTGGGCGATCGAACGGATGAATCCCAAATCAAAAATGCCAGATAAATTGGATAAATTAGCCTTGAGCGTGCAACCCGATCGCGATTTGGATATTCTCCAAAATTTACACGTCCGCGATGCAATGGATACTCACTATTTACGTTTATCCGCTCGTTTAGATATTCTGGCTGCTGGGTTAAAATTAACTCAGAATAATTGTCATAGTGCTCTAGTCGTAGACGATCGCGACGAGTTACTCGGAATAATTACACTTCACGATTTGAGTCGGGCAATTTCGCAAGCCGAAGCAGCGTCGCAATCGAGTCGATTAGCGATCGATAATGTCGGCAGTATTTGCACTAAACATCTCCTGTTTGCCGATATTGACGAACCGATTACCACCGCAATCGATCGGATGAATGCCAGAGGATTGCATCAATTACCCGTGACCGATCGCACTCATCCCGATACGATCGTCGGCATTCTTCAACAAGAACGGATCGCTCTAGCCTGTAGTGTGGCGGCTACTCGTCAAGCTTTGAGTAAATATCAGCTCTTACTACCAAAAGTAGCAGCAACAGTAGAGCAAGCAGTTTAA
- a CDS encoding 1-acyl-sn-glycerol-3-phosphate acyltransferase produces the protein MPQIIKAQPPLPFIPPKLNLVVLRLVTWVLPYWLKHKLHIVDIDVTDIDRLVEVYKQSQMGRLRMVMAFRHPSTDDSFCLGYLLTSILPAAARRHRIALTSPVFAHFVYDRGIPRWAGKIVGWLYPRLGGIPIHRGKADRLGMMTARDLLVNSQMPLAIAPEGGTNGHSELVSPLEPGAAQIGFWALEDLVAAGREEDVLVVPIGIQYYYLNEPWEKLEETIHQLERECGLTVSRHDTIVAIRQSDGRPLRKLLYDRFYRLSQHLLYQMENFYAQFYQYEIPERPPLEQAISRTEISQRLQNLLDFALQVSESYFNLEPQGTKIDRCRRIEQAGWDWIYREELNIPNTLSPVSRKLADRIATESDLRMWHMRIVENFIAVTGSYVKDRPTIDRFAEITLLLWNLVAQIKGEQPRNRPVIGDRRVQITICNPIPLSDYWDRYKSGRRQAKQATTDLTQEIQTSMEGTVDRG, from the coding sequence ATGCCCCAAATCATCAAAGCTCAACCACCGCTACCATTTATACCGCCGAAGTTGAATCTAGTGGTGTTGCGATTAGTCACTTGGGTATTGCCATATTGGTTAAAACACAAACTGCACATTGTCGATATCGATGTTACAGATATCGATCGATTGGTGGAAGTATATAAACAGTCACAGATGGGCAGATTGCGCATGGTGATGGCATTTCGGCATCCTAGCACCGATGACTCATTTTGCTTGGGGTATCTATTGACAAGCATTTTACCTGCGGCGGCGAGAAGACACCGCATCGCACTTACATCGCCAGTATTCGCTCACTTTGTTTACGATCGTGGCATCCCTCGGTGGGCGGGCAAGATTGTCGGTTGGTTGTATCCGCGATTGGGTGGAATTCCGATCCATCGCGGTAAAGCCGATCGATTGGGTATGATGACGGCTAGAGACTTACTCGTCAATAGTCAAATGCCGCTAGCGATCGCGCCAGAAGGCGGCACGAATGGACACAGCGAACTTGTTAGTCCGTTAGAGCCAGGAGCCGCCCAAATTGGATTTTGGGCGTTAGAGGATTTAGTAGCGGCGGGGAGAGAGGAAGATGTTTTGGTCGTGCCGATCGGGATTCAATACTACTATCTAAATGAGCCGTGGGAGAAGCTCGAAGAAACGATCCATCAGTTAGAGCGCGAATGTGGTTTGACAGTCTCTCGTCACGATACGATTGTGGCAATTCGTCAAAGTGATGGACGACCGTTACGCAAGTTGCTATATGACAGGTTTTATCGACTCAGCCAGCATTTGCTCTACCAAATGGAGAATTTTTACGCTCAATTTTATCAATATGAGATTCCCGAACGCCCTCCTTTAGAACAAGCAATTTCGCGAACGGAGATCTCGCAAAGACTGCAAAATCTATTAGATTTTGCCCTGCAAGTATCCGAGAGCTACTTCAATCTAGAACCACAAGGAACTAAAATCGATCGCTGTCGGCGGATCGAGCAAGCTGGCTGGGATTGGATTTATCGAGAAGAATTGAACATACCGAATACTTTATCCCCCGTCAGTCGGAAATTAGCCGATCGGATTGCCACAGAATCCGATTTACGGATGTGGCACATGCGGATTGTCGAAAATTTCATTGCAGTAACTGGTTCGTATGTCAAAGATCGACCGACGATCGATCGATTTGCAGAAATTACATTATTGCTGTGGAATTTGGTCGCTCAGATTAAAGGCGAACAGCCCCGTAATCGCCCAGTTATCGGCGATCGACGCGTACAAATCACAATCTGCAATCCGATCCCGCTCTCAGATTATTGGGATCGGTATAAAAGCGGTCGCCGCCAAGCCAAACAAGCCACAACCGACCTAACACAAGAAATCCAGACATCGATGGAAGGTACTGTCGATCGAGGGTAG